The DNA window CTGTCCTGAACAAAGAGTGGGATGTAGTGGGGGGGTGTATTGGAGCTACTGGAACTCTCCTGTTTGTGAACAGATGAGCCTGTAACAGTAGGGGGCTGATTCAGGTGTTATTAGAGCCTGGGGAGAGTCTGTGTGTGGGGTACTATACAACAGAGGGGAACAACAGTGCACAGCAAAGGTAAAAGGCCTTTAATCAATCAGCGGATGTTTGAAAGCAGGGAACAGTCGAGAAAAAGCAGGATGTGAATGGAGGCAGCCTGCAGTTTGTATAGGAGGTTATAAGTAGAGGAGCTAACTGTGCCAGGAATACGGAGCAGACCTCAGCTGTTGCACGGGCCTAGTCTGATCCCATTTTTCAGACCTCACCTCCGATTTCTTCTCATTGACCGCCCTTCTTGTTGCCTCTACCTGATCGCTCGTTTTCCTTTCCGGAGCCATGCATCCCCAGCGTCCTCTTCCCCAGGCCatgccctcctcctctctagGACAGCACCTGCGGGACATGGCCATGGGTCTGGGACGAGGCAAAAATGTCCTCGGAGGAAACTTTGCCTACGGTGTCATCCAGTCCGTTAAGGAGTGCCTCtatttcctcctctgctgctggtgcATCAAAGAGATCCTGGACTGACAGACTAAGAGAGAGAGTAGATCAAGTGGTCAAACATTGATTTTCCCCTTTTCTCCGTTGGCTGCTATAGTGTAATTTTAACCAGCTTTTCTTTCATCATGAATGGAGTGTTTGATCAGCGGTGCTGGCAAAGCATTGGCAAGTATGAGTCTTGTCTCATATGACAACAGACTACCACTTGAGCACATAGTGAACTAAAATCTTTCTAATTTATATAATGCAATTTATGTTGTCTACTGTTTGAGATTCTCAATTTTTAGAGAGCAGCAGTTTCAATGAGGAATAGGTTTACTAAATCCTAAAACTATTTaatgtgttaaaatattttatatatttgtttttcagtgtctATAGGATTCTCTTCTTGGGTTCCAGGAAACACACTTGCACATTTCCAGATGCTACAAATGTTTATTGCGAGACTTGGTCAGAGTTTCCTGAATTCAACCCTGCTGATCTGAGATCTTGAGGAAAGGCACCCCTGATGTTCACTGTACAACACAAACTGGTGTGCAATGAATAAAGGAACTAATGAATAGAAAAATATTACCTTTATGTCTGCatctttgttcattttgttttgattaatcTTATagttaacatactgtatactgtacagataaataaagagaaaaaatggcTGTGCCTTTAATGAGACTTTAAGccttatatttatttaatttgagcAAGTTTGCAAAGTGGCATGTCTTTATAGAAGTCCAATTTATGATATATGTATTGAACAAAAACATAGGGCAACTTTTACATGCTGTCTTGTATGGGAAAGGAGGATATTGCGACCGAAAATATCAACCTGGAATCAACCAAAGCCTGTGGACCACCAGCATTAAATGCCGAGGACCGGagatgtttgaaaaaaaaaaaaacataacgtATGTGAGATGTATGATTTACATACTCACCATCACCTGTGTTTGTCAATCAACTTGGAAGCTTTCCCAGTGAAGTACTTGACGCCGCATTGCCATTGGTCGAGCTTGAGGGCGAGGGGCGGAACCAGAGCGAACACTGTCTGTGATTAGACCAGAGGCGCGTGGATCATTCAAGTTCAGAAGGCATGTTTTAAGTTCCCAAGTTGGATGGGGGGACTCTGAAGTATCTGCTGTATCTGTGACAGACTGTGGGGTCTGAAGTAAAGCGACCGACCACGGTAAGAACGACCTGAATTTGGATGTAACTTACAAGTGTTTTTATTACAAAGTAACAGCgtcttttctgttgtttgttcttcCAATGCGTCGCCAACGTCGTTTCACTCTTTCCTGGTTGCTCGATTGACTGTTGTAACGGTCGGAAAGTTCTGTTTTtaatggctaatgttagcatttttcttattatttgaATCCTTTAGTGACACTGACTTTCAACACGTTTAAAAAGTGATATTTCTGGGTTATGAGTATGTTTATCTCGGTGTTAAgttagatttttcttttaatacatCGCCATATGACATTTCCTGTCACAGACTTGCACTCCTTCAGTCAAAACAGTCTGTATAACTAGCAACATAATAATGTGATGAAGTGCCTGCTTTGTTGGGGATGCTGTGTGAACTGCTGTGAAAAAGCCGGTTATGGTGCTTTTGCTGATAGCCTAACATTGCTGTCCTAATGGCCTGTCCTGCAGTTTATTCTCTTGAccttttttggtaatttttccCTGCTGAGACCAAGATAATAAGATTAGGCCTACAGCTGTAGTCATATATTTGcctgtattttgtgtgtggcCACTATTGCTTAATTCAATTTAAGGCGGCACATAAACTAAACTGAAGGCAGATTATTgttcttttgaaaatgtattaataaacCGAGATCAGGCAGGGTGTCAAGTATCTGTAAATATGTCTATGAATACATAAAGTCAAGATATGATGGAACCCAGCCTCCTGAAGCTTGAACTTTACAGGTTAAATTAGATATTACTCATAAAGATCAGAGAGTAAGACCAAACTACAAGGCAGTGAAAATGATTTCCTCTCTGTTAAAAGCAATTTTAACACTGTCCTTAGAATACATTTCTGCCTCTGTTGTGTTCCCCATGGCCATCTTCTGCAtgctccctctttctgtctctagtCAATCTCATGGTAGCTATATTTAGCTGGTATCTATTTAAGCCATTCCACTATATGCTCTACAATGCTCCTAGGGCCCTAGGCTAGATTCAGAAGACTTCTCATGGGAGGCACTCGATTAGGAGACCTAAATtgcagagctgagagagaatTGAATTTGGGGAGTGAAGTGTGTCATTACCCAGACAGTGTGGTGTTAACTTAAGTTGTTAGTTCTTTCTAGATTCACTGAAGAAAGCCAGACTACACATAATAAATATGCATCTGAAATTGAAATGTCAGTCTGTGTTTCCGCTTGAGTGATCTTGGTCTGGAAAGAGTTGTGTTGGTCAGATACATTAAAACAGTTGCACCAAATGTTAATCTTACTGCAAAATTTGCAGTTCCTTAGTAATGTACACATAGGAAtaggtatatacagtatacagttgAAATTTGGTGCTTTGTGGACATATATTAACAGACCAGTAGCTTTGAAATGGACAGCCCATTATGCTGTCTGTATCTCCAGAATAGTGCCGGCCTTAGTTACCCATCTCTCTGCCAAAACATTTCCCAGCTAGTCAAAAGCCAGGGTGACCAAAAggcccacaacacacacaaactactaATGAAGAACTGAATGGTTCTAGGGAACTGGacttcctgcacacacacacacacacacacacacacacacacacacacacacacacacacacacacacatacagagcaaTGTGCTATCAACTTCGTTACAGTAGGTCTTTATTGGCAGAATGGGTGAGGCTGAATTGCAAAGGCATGTATTCAAATCCTGTGCATGGGTAAACAAAAGATGTATGTTTCTTTGAACTGCAGTACTCACACTGTCACCCTAATTGTGGACTAGTGGCAGGCCTCTGAACAATACACATTGGGGTTGTTAGCTTCCATAAGTGCATTGTTAACAAACtgaaatcaaacaaactatttttccCACTTCGTCATCTTTAAAATTTAGGATTTACCTCATTGGAAAATCACACAGCCAGAGGGTACACAAAGGAGTATAGGACGTTCATCAGTTTAATTAGATTTCTTCTCATTGAACTACCGTTAATCATGTAATCTGTTCTGTATGTTCCTCTTGTGTTTCAGGAGACAGGCAAAGCCTCTAGGGGGCCATGTCTGGTGGCAGCAGTGCTAACAACAACTGGACCATCCTCACTCCTGAGGTATCACCACTCTGTAAAGAGCATAGGAACATGTGGAGTCGCTATGCATGACCTCAttgaaaatgcattatttttaaaaaagaaaactcctCGTCccaattgattttcttttgggTCACCTGAATATGAAATAGGTTTCTGTAATAagactgtctttcttttcttttttatgattTAACTATTATTCAGAAAGGTCAAACGGCATGTTCAGATTAGCCTAGATTGCTCCAGCTCTAATATCTAAATGGtaataatgtctgtgtgtttttgtcctctgtccctgttgtttgtctttttgtcctAGGAGACTGTCGCTGAAACCCTGAAGCCTTTGGTAGAGGGGACAAAGCAACATGAAGAAAGCCTTACATCTGCAGCAGGTGTTTGTCACAATAAATTTAAGGATTGTGAGATTATTTATGGCACaggaaaaacatatttctaacacacaaagtaatttaatttttacttatttacttttgcCCATTTGCCTTGTCTGATAATTAATCAAACAAAGCAATCAAACAacctgaaaagtgaaaaataatataCCACATTATCACAGCTCATCATTTTCTATTATACACACTAGCGACAGGTATCCCTTAGAATTGCTATGTTTCAAAGAGTCacaattgaaatattttaaaatatttctctaAAAGTCTCCATTCttgctgtctgtttctgtgtttgctgaGCCAGGTTCTGGGGAGAACCAGCCTGCAAACGGTGTAGAGTCTGCAGAAGGGCTCCGTGTGGAGGTAATACAGCAATACACATAATTTTCTATCATCAATATTTGTTATTCAGCTTAGCTGAATGTGTAGTTAGCCAATGAAGGCATTCTGctatctttttattttgtaattatccCATGGTTTGGGTGAATACTCATTTCTGAATTGCCTGAGGATATACATTTAAACTGCTTATACTATAGCCACCGGGAGTacttgattctgattggtcagtatGCGTGTAGCCACATTATCACCATTATCACAGTATTCAGACTTTAGAAAATGACTAATTTCAGCTGTTACCGGGCTACAGATTCTTGATGGAGATGGAAATAATGATCAACACAAAGtttctatttaaataaatttaagaAAAGCAAGTGaactccctttttttttttttttttttttttttttttttttttttttttaagcaaggGCTTTATTAAAAGCAGGTGCACTTATTGACTTGAGagaccactctcacatctgtccaTTAAGTATAAGgctacagtcagctagtttagcttagcataaagactggaaacatctGGCTTGGCTCAgttcaaaggtaacaatatCCTCCTGGATaatttctttctatttcttgGCTGCAACCGGTAACTTCTCGGAGTCTCCGATAGTTGCCTAGCAACTGGTcctagccaagaaatagtccagtacataaccccccgtaaaatggcaaattgacattttacaaaaactaaacaagatataaagtgagatataaagtgttaattagtaagaTGTAGAGGTTCTTGTACACAAATTTTGCAACCTTGACAAAGCCAGGCTTTCCTTGGGGTTCcgtcctccttccctcccttccGTCTCTTTCCTGTCTGCTTAACTAAGGCtggctggctgtagcttcatattgaccGTACAGATAGAAGAGTGGTATAGTCCTCTAGCTCTCTGCCCATGTCGAACCTTTGCTTTTGAATTAAGGGCATTGCTTaactttttaaaccaaaaatgcTAAAAGGGAGCTCTAAAACCAGTGACTGACTATTTTAATTACCTGATTATTATACCCAGGTATCAGAAGAAAAAACTGCAGAGCTAAGTGGAGACACAAGCACAGAGCAACACACTGCCGTCACTGATGCCGCTGTTCCCACCTCTTTGGAAGTCTCCAGCAGCTTTGTCCCTGGCAGTGATGCACTCAGCCAGTCAGAGGGCCTACCCGAGGGCCCGGCACAGTCCAGCCCTGACCCTGATTCATTTTCGGACTCCTACACCCACATAACCCCCTCCCCTGATGAGCCCCCAGCCTCACTGCTGAGCACAGAGACTCTGGGAGGgttagaggaagaagagaggctCGCACAGGAAGGAACACTGCATCCGCTAAATGGGGAGGAGCT is part of the Siniperca chuatsi isolate FFG_IHB_CAS linkage group LG9, ASM2008510v1, whole genome shotgun sequence genome and encodes:
- the LOC122882190 gene encoding lens epithelial cell protein LEP503; protein product: MHPQRPLPQAMPSSSLGQHLRDMAMGLGRGKNVLGGNFAYGVIQSVKECLYFLLCCWCIKEILD